A segment of the Sulfitobacter sp. D7 genome:
GAAGACATGCTCGGCCTATTGTCGCCGTTACGTTTGGTTAGCCTGGGTCTGGGATTGCGGACCACGGTTTTGCCATCTCTCGAAGATCGAATAGAAGAGATTACGGCAGATGCCGATCTCGACGACGAACCCGACAGTCATTTCAAGAGATTGTTCGACCTGTTGGACCGGCTGGAGGCGATTGGCGTCGACGCCGACGCAGCTGCTTTAATTGAAGAAGCACGCGACCAAGTCGGACGCTCAGTTGAGGAGATCGAGGAGCGCAAGCGCGAGCGGGAAGACGAGAACGAAAGAGATGCTGACTGGACCCACATAGTGACGCAGAAGAGGGAAAAAGCGCCCGTGCCGCCCGCGCCCGCGGCGATGCGATCGAGATTCGACGACATCGATAAGTAGAATTGAGAAATCCTAGATGTTCCCTGTGTCACAGTCCGCAATCGACTTCCGAACATAGAGATTCTCCCAAGCACAATCAGCCATACTACATTGGCGATCTATTTGCTTGTTTGCGCCGGGCGGTTCAGCCTTAGCCATCCGGCGGTTTAACCAATTGATACGGCTTGCCGGCATTTGGAGGAATGGCTCAACACCTAGGGGCCCACGGGCGGCTTAGGTGATGTTTACTGAGCGAAGTCCTAGAAAATAGACATAGCCTTTATGGGGATGCCTATCGGTGCCACCGCGTTCCGGCACGCAAATCCACCTTGCACCGCAACTGAATTTTTCTGGCAGTATCCAGCGCCTAATTCTCATCTGCTTTGCCAGCCGCCGAAGGCTGGAAGGTCGTCAGCAGCCCGCGTGGTCACAACACTTCTTCTGGTAGTAATTGCCAATGAGGCACCAGACGCTGATCAAGGCTTTGTTGTCACTGCACAATTCAAACGCTTCCAACAGTTATCCGCAGGCCTGAAAAGGGGAATCGTCTCAGGTTTCCGGAACATCGCGAGCAAAATCATGCGCATCGCGCAAGCCGCGCCGCTATAACCAAATTATACACAACAACTTCTTCGTTCACCCCTGCCTAGGACACAATAAAATGAGCTTGAACCGCCAGATGACCATGCTGCTAAGGACAGCTTCTGACCGCTACCGTGACAAAGATTTCGAAGACAAGTATCTTTACCTCACCGAAACCATCTTCGCGATCACATACATGCAATTTACCGGTCTGAGTAAGCGCGCCGCGTCAGATGTAGGAGACTACGTAAGCATCCAGGGAAGCCCCTCTGCACTGTGATCATAGCAGCTCGTTGATTGTCATTCGGCGCTAATGATTGGCCGTGGTTCCGACCAGTTTCAGCCCAACAATCCCAGCAACAATCAAGAGAAGACAGGCGACACGAGCCAAGTCTTTTTGCTCTCCCAAGATGGTCATTCCAATAATAGCAACGCCCACAGCCCCAATACCTGCCCAAACGGCATATGCAGTACCTACGGGAATGTCTTTCATTGCTTCAGCCAAGAGCCAGAAGCTTGCGATCATTGCGAGCACGGTCAGGACAGATGGCTGAAGTTTCGTGAAGCCTTGAGTGTATTTCAGACCAATTACCCACCCACATTCAAGAAGACCCGCAAAGAACAAGTAAACCCAAGCCATTTTACCTCCATAGGCGTCAATGAAAAGTTTGATCAGGCGGCGTGTTGATCCCCGACCTCAGCATTCTGCGCGTTGATCATGCCCTGAGATGCCCAAGGTAGCAACAGGGGGATGCGATTGACGGGATGATCCTGGATGCGTTCGAGCACCCAAGCGAGCCAGGCTTCGGGATTGACGTTGTTCATCTTTGCGGTCTCGATGAGAGTATAGGCGATTGCTGCGGATTTGCCGCCTGCCTCTGACCCCATGAAGAGGTAGTTCTTTCTTCCAACGGCCACAGGACGCACTGCCCGCTCGGCTGTGTTATTGTCGATTTCCAAGAAGCCGTTGTCGAGATAAGGCCGTGCCTTTGGCAGGCGCGCGAGGGCATATCGGATGGCCTTAGCCAGTGGCGTCTTGCCGGAGATTTTACCCAACTGCTCCTTGAGCCAGATCTCCAGATCATCAAAGATGGGCTTGGCGAGTTCCTGACGCAGGGCCACGCGCTCATGGGGTGGTAGGAACCGTGCCTGTGTTTCAACGTCATAGAGCTTTCGAATGCGCAAGACCGCTTCGCCCGCCACAGGCAGCTTCAGGCTTTCATACAGGGCATAAAACTCCCGTCGCACATGGGCCATACAGGCCATCTCCTTGATGCGCCCCGTGCGGTAGGCATCGTTATAGCCTGCATAGGCGTCCGCATGGGCGTAGCCCGTGTAGGATTTGAGATGTTCGCTCGGGTGTTCCGCACCTCGGTTGGTGGAGAACTGATACCACACGGCGGGTGGCGCGGCCCCGGACCAGGCGCTCTCATCTCGGGCATAGACCCATAGCCGTGCGGTTTTGCTCTTGTTTTTGCCACGCCCTTTGCCCTTCTGGAGCAGCTTGACCGTGGTATCATCCATGAAGATGGCTTGTGCCTCAAACACATGGTCACGGATGGCATCTGCCACGCGTTCAAGCAGCTTGGTGCATTTGCCCACCCAGAGGGCCATGAGCGATCCGCTCAGGTCGATGCCTTCGTTCTCAAACATCTGGCTTTGGCGATAGAGCGGCAGGTGATAGCCGTATTTGCAGCACAGGATATGCGCCATCAGCGCGGGACCCACAAAGCTCTTGGGGATGGGGCGGCTTGGCATCTCCGCCTGAACCACCTTGTCACAGCAGCTACAGGCCAAACGCGGGCGGTTGATCTGATTGACGATGTAATGGCCTGGAACATATTCCAACTCTTCCAGAACATCTGTTCCCAGCTCCCTGAAGCGGCCACCACAGTCTTCACAGGTCTCACCGGGGGTGATGGTCTTCTTGACCCGCTTAAGCCCCTTTGGGAAAGGCTTGCGTTTGCGCGGGGTGCGCGGCGGCTTTGGGACGTCTGCCTCGGAAGACGTCTGGCCCTCACCATCACCTTCAGTCTCTGCGGCTTGCTCGATCTCCAACTCTTCGAGGATCAGTTCCAGCGCCAGTTGCGCGCTGCTTTCCGACTTTGACCCAAAGCGGTGCTTTTTGTGACCATGCAATTGCAAGCGCAGATCAGCAATGAGGGTATCTCGGCTCTGGATGGCCCGCGCATGGGCGGTGCGCTCGGCAGCAAGGGCGGCTTCCATCTCATCCTTGAGGCGTTTTTGGGCGGAGGCATGGCTCAACGATTGGCCCAACAACTCCGCATCCTTACGGGCCAGTTCCGCCGCTTGTGCGGCTACAAAGGCCTGCACGTCAGGTGGCAGATCAGCCAGATTTGGAGGGGTCTTACGCATGCCATTCCATAGCAAAATCGGACATCAGGGGGAATCCCAAAACAGCAAGAAAGCCCATAAAACATTGCCTCAGCCCACCATCGCGGGCCGCCATGTCTTCTGCGGCATGCGCCAGTCTATGCCTTCCATCAGCATGGCCAACTGCGCGCGGCTCAGGTTGATTTTACCCTCGCTGGCCGTGGGCCAGACAAACCGACCCCGCTCCAAGCGCTTGGTGAACAAGCATGCACCCTGACCGTCCCACCAGATCATCTTGATCTGATCACCTCGCCGTCCCCGGAACAAAAACAGATGGCCGGAATAGGGATCGCCCGCCAGAACCTGCGCGGTCTGTGCCGCCAGACCGTTGAACCCACGCCGCATGTCCGTCACACCCGCCGCCAGCCAGATCTTCGCATCCGCCAGAACAGGGATCATGCCGCCAGCCCCCGCGCCAGTTCCAGCACAAAGCCAGCATCAACCCCGTCGCTAACGCTCAGCTTGCGCCCATTCTCCAGCGTGATCTCTATCCGGGAGCTGGCTGTAGGCCGCGCTTCCGGCAGCATCGGTACTGCATCGTGATCGCCGCCTGAAATCTCAACAGGCATGAACCCGGCATCATCAGACCCATCGGGTTGAAACCTGTCATCGCTGCGCCACGAATAAATCCGGCTTGTCGGCACGCCATGACGGCGAGAAACCATCGGCACACTGACACCATCGGCTTGGCTCTCTGCCACCAACCGCCGCTTGAACTCATCCGAGTATTTGGAACCCCGCCCAACCCGCCGTTTACTCATCTCAAAACCCTCATATTGCGCCAGTCAAATCGCCAGCCTCGCGCAATAATCGCACCTCAAATCAGCCCAAAATAGAGGGGGTTCCCTTGATGCTTACGAGACTACTGCAGGTCAGTTCTTGAATGCGC
Coding sequences within it:
- the sugE gene encoding quaternary ammonium compound efflux SMR transporter SugE, translated to MAWVYLFFAGLLECGWVIGLKYTQGFTKLQPSVLTVLAMIASFWLLAEAMKDIPVGTAYAVWAGIGAVGVAIIGMTILGEQKDLARVACLLLIVAGIVGLKLVGTTANH
- the tnpC gene encoding IS66 family transposase, yielding MRKTPPNLADLPPDVQAFVAAQAAELARKDAELLGQSLSHASAQKRLKDEMEAALAAERTAHARAIQSRDTLIADLRLQLHGHKKHRFGSKSESSAQLALELILEELEIEQAAETEGDGEGQTSSEADVPKPPRTPRKRKPFPKGLKRVKKTITPGETCEDCGGRFRELGTDVLEELEYVPGHYIVNQINRPRLACSCCDKVVQAEMPSRPIPKSFVGPALMAHILCCKYGYHLPLYRQSQMFENEGIDLSGSLMALWVGKCTKLLERVADAIRDHVFEAQAIFMDDTTVKLLQKGKGRGKNKSKTARLWVYARDESAWSGAAPPAVWYQFSTNRGAEHPSEHLKSYTGYAHADAYAGYNDAYRTGRIKEMACMAHVRREFYALYESLKLPVAGEAVLRIRKLYDVETQARFLPPHERVALRQELAKPIFDDLEIWLKEQLGKISGKTPLAKAIRYALARLPKARPYLDNGFLEIDNNTAERAVRPVAVGRKNYLFMGSEAGGKSAAIAYTLIETAKMNNVNPEAWLAWVLERIQDHPVNRIPLLLPWASQGMINAQNAEVGDQHAA
- the tnpB gene encoding IS66 family insertion sequence element accessory protein TnpB (TnpB, as the term is used for proteins encoded by IS66 family insertion elements, is considered an accessory protein, since TnpC, encoded by a neighboring gene, is a DDE family transposase.); this encodes MIPVLADAKIWLAAGVTDMRRGFNGLAAQTAQVLAGDPYSGHLFLFRGRRGDQIKMIWWDGQGACLFTKRLERGRFVWPTASEGKINLSRAQLAMLMEGIDWRMPQKTWRPAMVG
- the tnpA gene encoding IS66-like element accessory protein TnpA, whose protein sequence is MSKRRVGRGSKYSDEFKRRLVAESQADGVSVPMVSRRHGVPTSRIYSWRSDDRFQPDGSDDAGFMPVEISGGDHDAVPMLPEARPTASSRIEITLENGRKLSVSDGVDAGFVLELARGLAA